Proteins encoded in a region of the Acidobacteriota bacterium genome:
- a CDS encoding glutamate-5-semialdehyde dehydrogenase, with product MVREMGRKARAAARVMATLPTEVRNGALGALARLLDRSRGVIEEANGRDVALARASGLDDALIDRLTLDGARIGALARDVLALERLPDPVGERFDRTVLPNGLRLCRQRVPLGVIGVIYESRPNVTIDVSALSVKTGNSVILRGGKETLHSNRALVALVREALGGSGLPRDAVQFVGDPDRARVLELLELGELVDVIIPRGGASLHRFCREHSRIPVITGGIGICHIYVDASADIERALGVIHNAKTQRPSVCNALDTVLVHRGVAAGALPRIVEALAPAGVTFRADPEALECLAGHGAVRAAGPGDFDTEWMSLVLGLKVVGDIDEAIAHTNAHSMGHSDSILTGDPASAERWIREVDSAAVYVNASTRFTDGGQFGLGAEVAISTQRLHARGPMGPRELTTYKWVGEGDYHTRS from the coding sequence ATGGTGAGGGAAATGGGGCGGAAGGCGCGCGCGGCGGCGAGGGTCATGGCCACGCTTCCAACGGAGGTCCGCAACGGGGCGCTCGGCGCCCTGGCACGGCTCCTCGACCGGTCCCGGGGGGTGATCGAGGAAGCGAACGGGCGGGACGTGGCGCTTGCCCGCGCCTCCGGCCTCGACGACGCCCTGATCGACCGCCTGACGCTCGACGGGGCGCGCATCGGGGCGCTCGCCCGCGACGTGCTCGCACTCGAGCGGCTGCCCGACCCGGTCGGGGAGAGGTTCGACCGGACGGTCCTCCCCAACGGGCTCCGGCTCTGCCGGCAGCGCGTCCCCCTGGGGGTGATCGGCGTCATCTACGAATCGCGGCCCAACGTGACGATCGACGTTTCCGCCCTGTCGGTCAAAACGGGGAACAGCGTGATCCTGCGCGGCGGAAAGGAGACGCTGCATTCGAACCGGGCGCTCGTGGCCCTGGTGCGGGAGGCTCTCGGGGGCAGCGGCCTGCCCCGGGACGCGGTGCAGTTTGTCGGGGACCCCGACCGCGCGCGCGTCCTCGAGCTGCTCGAGCTCGGCGAACTGGTCGACGTCATCATCCCCAGGGGGGGGGCGAGCCTCCACCGCTTCTGCCGGGAGCACAGCCGGATTCCCGTCATCACGGGGGGGATCGGCATCTGTCACATCTACGTCGACGCGTCGGCCGACATCGAAAGGGCCCTGGGCGTCATCCACAACGCGAAGACCCAGCGCCCCTCGGTCTGCAACGCCCTGGACACGGTGCTGGTGCACCGCGGCGTGGCGGCCGGGGCGCTCCCCCGGATCGTGGAGGCCCTGGCCCCGGCCGGGGTCACTTTCCGGGCAGACCCCGAGGCGCTCGAATGCCTCGCCGGACACGGGGCTGTCCGGGCCGCCGGCCCCGGGGACTTCGACACCGAGTGGATGTCGCTGGTGCTGGGACTGAAGGTGGTCGGGGACATCGACGAGGCGATCGCGCACACCAACGCCCACAGCATGGGGCATTCCGACTCGATCCTGACGGGAGACCCGGCCAGCGCCGAGCGCTGGATCCGGGAGGTGGACTCGGCCGCGGTGTACGTCAACGCCTCCACCCGCTTCACCGACGGGGGGCAGTTCGGGCTCGGGGCCGAGGTCGCGATCTCCACCCAGCGCCTGCACGCCCGCGGCCCGATGGGGCCGCGCGAGCTGACGACCTACAAGTGGGTGGGCGAGGGGGACTACCACACGCGGTCGTAG
- a CDS encoding phosphotransferase yields MTEPSRCPPDPRAGTSEARAPGRIHAIASRFALPRPLEVFEFPRKGNINQHSYRVVSGPPDNRSHHLLQLLNPGVFRHPAGVIEAMRLCLEAQRRALARLGDPDLGEWEVLNLVPTVQGRPFLEIPGEEGPRCWRMMGYIRNALCYRSLGEIPDRESRLRVAEEAGRGLALFGRLTADIDPDLLRAPLPGYRDTALYYAQLHSVLAGNRTAAEAAPFLPEDAGLAADTQHDFIVHIPPGEFERRRADAGVRRLSALAVEHREFALTLGRGLAAGRLRRTAVHGDTKLENFLFSAATGRVRALVDLDTIMPHTWLSDWGDMVRSLVNVAGERETDPEKIRIDTGVYRAAARGFILQAAPRAAGETALMAAAPAIMALELGVRFLADYVRGDRYFRLRPGDPPDLNRSRALVQFRVFEELRGNAGLLEADAGA; encoded by the coding sequence ATGACCGAACCTTCCCGCTGTCCGCCCGATCCCCGCGCCGGCACGTCCGAGGCCCGCGCCCCCGGACGGATCCACGCGATCGCCTCCCGCTTCGCCCTCCCCCGCCCCCTGGAGGTGTTCGAGTTCCCCAGGAAGGGGAACATCAACCAGCACTCCTACCGGGTCGTGTCCGGCCCCCCGGACAATCGCTCGCATCATCTGCTTCAGCTTCTGAACCCCGGGGTCTTCCGCCATCCGGCGGGGGTGATCGAAGCCATGCGCCTCTGTCTGGAGGCCCAGCGGCGGGCCCTCGCCCGCCTCGGGGACCCCGATCTGGGCGAGTGGGAGGTCTTGAATCTGGTCCCGACCGTGCAGGGGCGCCCCTTCCTGGAGATTCCGGGGGAGGAGGGCCCGCGCTGCTGGCGCATGATGGGCTACATCCGGAACGCGCTCTGCTACCGCAGCCTGGGTGAGATCCCCGACCGGGAATCGCGGCTGCGGGTGGCCGAGGAGGCAGGGCGGGGGCTCGCGCTGTTCGGCCGGCTGACGGCGGACATCGACCCGGACCTGCTACGGGCGCCGCTGCCCGGTTACCGGGACACGGCCCTGTACTACGCCCAACTGCACTCCGTCCTGGCCGGAAACCGGACCGCGGCCGAGGCCGCCCCCTTCCTTCCGGAAGACGCCGGCCTGGCCGCGGACACGCAGCACGATTTCATCGTCCACATCCCGCCCGGGGAATTCGAGCGCCGCCGCGCCGACGCCGGCGTCCGGCGGCTCTCGGCGCTGGCGGTCGAGCACCGGGAGTTCGCGCTCACCCTCGGCCGGGGCCTGGCCGCCGGACGCCTCAGGCGGACGGCCGTCCACGGGGACACCAAGCTCGAGAACTTTCTCTTCAGCGCCGCCACGGGGAGGGTCCGCGCCCTGGTCGACCTCGACACCATCATGCCCCACACCTGGCTCAGCGATTGGGGGGACATGGTGCGCTCCCTGGTCAACGTCGCGGGGGAAAGGGAGACCGATCCCGAAAAAATCCGCATCGACACCGGGGTGTACCGGGCGGCCGCGCGCGGCTTCATTCTCCAGGCGGCGCCCCGGGCCGCCGGGGAGACGGCGCTGATGGCGGCCGCCCCCGCGATCATGGCGCTGGAACTGGGGGTTCGCTTCCTCGCCGATTACGTGCGGGGGGACCGCTACTTCCGCCTCCGGCCCGGAGACCCCCCCGATCTCAACCGGTCGCGCGCCCTGGTGCAGTTCCGCGTCTTCGAGGAGCTCCGCGGCAACGCCGGGCTCCTCGAGGCGGACGCCGGGGCGTGA
- the gap gene encoding type I glyceraldehyde-3-phosphate dehydrogenase codes for MSIKVAINGFGRIGRNLVRCCINDPRVEIVGINDITNAEVMTHLLKYDSVLGRFGEKVELDGNRLLISGRPIRMFSERDPGAIDWSAVGAQVVVESTGLFRDAEKAKAHLRGTVKKVVISAPGKNVDGTFCVGVNTGSYDPARHHIVSNASCTTNCLAPLAKVLDETFGIEAGLMTTIHSYTNDQNLLDLQHKDLRRARAAAVNLVPSTTGAAKAIGLVLPALEGKLDGLSIRVPTPNVSLVDLVVTVRAQTTREEVNRALREAADGALKGILGYSEEPLVSTDYMQNSCSGTVDSLETKVMGRMVKTLAWYDNEWGYSCRLRDLVKLIVQ; via the coding sequence ATGTCAATCAAAGTCGCCATCAACGGATTCGGCCGTATCGGCAGGAACCTGGTCCGCTGCTGCATCAACGATCCCCGGGTGGAAATCGTGGGGATCAACGACATCACCAACGCCGAGGTCATGACCCACCTCCTGAAATACGACTCGGTCCTGGGCCGCTTCGGCGAGAAGGTGGAACTGGACGGGAATCGCCTCCTCATAAGCGGCAGGCCGATCCGGATGTTCAGCGAAAGGGACCCGGGGGCCATCGACTGGAGCGCGGTCGGCGCCCAGGTCGTCGTCGAGTCCACCGGGTTGTTCCGCGATGCGGAAAAGGCGAAGGCCCACCTGCGGGGGACGGTCAAGAAGGTGGTCATCTCGGCGCCGGGGAAAAACGTCGACGGGACCTTCTGCGTCGGCGTCAACACCGGCTCCTACGATCCGGCGCGTCACCACATCGTGTCGAACGCTTCCTGCACCACCAACTGCCTGGCCCCCCTGGCCAAGGTGCTCGACGAGACGTTCGGGATCGAAGCGGGGCTCATGACCACGATCCACAGCTACACGAACGATCAGAACCTGCTGGACCTGCAGCACAAGGATCTCCGGCGCGCCCGCGCCGCGGCCGTGAACCTGGTCCCCAGCACCACCGGCGCGGCCAAGGCGATCGGCCTGGTCCTGCCCGCACTCGAGGGGAAGCTGGACGGGCTGTCCATCCGGGTGCCGACGCCCAACGTCTCCCTCGTGGACCTCGTGGTCACCGTCCGCGCCCAGACGACGCGGGAGGAGGTGAACCGGGCGCTGCGGGAGGCGGCCGACGGCGCCCTGAAAGGGATCCTGGGCTATTCCGAAGAGCCCCTGGTCTCCACCGATTACATGCAGAACTCCTGTTCGGGCACGGTGGACTCGCTGGAAACCAAGGTCATGGGCCGGATGGTCAAGACGCTGGCCTGGTACGACAACGAGTGGGGCTATTCCTGCCGGCTGCGGGACCTCGTGAAACTCATCGTCCAATAG